Below is a window of Yimella sp. cx-51 DNA.
AGTGATTCATGACTGCTGTCGTGAATCGATGTTCAGTTGTTCGACTGTTCGTCTGCGTCTTAGCTCGAAGACACGACTCGTGCTGGGTCGATCAGCCCTGACGCTGCTTGTGGCGCGCGTTCTCGCAGATCACCATGACGCGCCCGTTACGGCGAATCACCTTGCACTTGTCGCAGATCTTCTTGACGCTCGGCTGGACCTTCATCTGCCTACTGTCTTCGGATCAGGCTGCAGCACACCCGAATACGAGTGCGTTGCAGCGTTGCGGTTCGGTCAGCGGTACCGGAAAACGATGCGGCCGCGGGTCAGGTCATACGGGGAAAGCTCGACCACAACGCGGTCCTCGGGGAGGATCCGGATGTAGTGCTGACGCATCTTTCCCGAGATGTGTGCGAGCACCTTGTGACCGTTCGTGAGCTCCACCCGGAACATTGCGTTCGGGAGAGCTTCGACGATCGTGCCCTCGATCTCGATGACACCGTCCTTCTTGGCCATATCCTCCACATACTCACTGGTCAACGGGTTCCGCCCCGGATGGGCGGACCCTGGTTGCGGCCGGCATGCACCGTCATGTCGCGAAGACATGGCGATGGACAGACTGGACCGACGCACTAGCTTACGCCTGGGTTGCCATCCGGCCCAAATCGGTGTGGTCGGCCACTTGGATCAATGGCCGGCCACACCTTGGAAGGCGCTGATCGGTTTGTCGCCGAACCATGCACGGGCTGCTGGGACGATCCAGAGCAGGACGTTGATCAATGCGATTGTTCCCAGCGTGATCAGAACAGATACCGCTGCCGGCGACCCTGTGTCCTGACCACTCACCGTCGCGAGGAGGGCCAGTAGATCCATTGCGGTGGCGGCGCTGATGAGTAGCCGCCCGCGAGCGTCCGGACCGTTACTCACGCGGGCGAAGCCCGCCCAGGCCAGTACGGCTGCTGCGCACTGGAACACGACCATGAAGAACCAGCTCACTCCGAGTTCACTCACGAATCGCAGGCCGGCCACTCCGACGAAGGCAGAGAGCGCGATGAGGCTGTACCGGAAAGCGACGACCGCACGCGCCGCCGTGATGGCGGCGGGACGATCGCCGCGATTCGACTGGCTCAGTGCAGCGGTAGCCCCCGGAGAGACGAACAGCGCAACCGCGGCCGCGATCGCAATGAAGGCTGCGAACCAGAAACCGCCAGGGGTGTCCTCCCTGGCCATCGAAAGCAGCAGGAGCGAGACTGCGACCGCAACGGCGATCCAGCGCCCCACCGGGTCTTGACGGAACAACAAGTAGCCCGCGCCGACCAACGCCGCGACGATCCAGAGGACGATCGCAAGCAGGTAGAGGACGGCATAGCTGATCAGGTAGACGAAGGGGCTGTCGTCGAAGATGCCACTGATCATGTCGGGCAGGATTTTGAAAGCATCGCGCGTTGCCCACAGCACCAACAGCCCGGCAACCACGTAGGCCGCCGCAACAATGACCAGGTCGATCGGCAACGCCCGGCCGGCGACGCAAACAGTGCCGATATGCGGACCCGACGCGTGGCTGGACTGTTGCCCGGAACGCGCGTTCGTGAGCGGTGGCCCATGCGGCGAAGGAGCCGACCTCTGCCCGCCGGGTGCCCCGAATCCCGACATCGACCCCGGGCTCGGCTGCCCCGGTGTCGGTTGACCGGAAGCAGGCTGCGTTGCCGTCTCGCGGCGCCCAGCCGTTTCCGACGGCGGCGCGGGCTGCACGGCAATGGTGTGATCCCACGCGTCATCCGGCGCCAGGGCCACGGCGGTGCCACAACCGGCGCAGAAGCGCGCACCCTCCGACAACTCTTGGCCGCATTGGTCACAGAAGTTCATGATTCCTCCCAATGGATCGTCGGCGCGGCAGGTCTCGCCACCCGTCCTGTTTCTGTAGATGGAGCCGCGTCGAATCAGCGGTACAACGGTTTCATTTGGCGAGGCAGACAAAAATTCTTCAACTGTTCTCCGGTCATGCCGAAAGTCGATTCGCACCACGACTGCACGTCGTCCTTGCTGCTGTGGCCGAGCAGGACCATCGTGATCCAGATTTCTTTGTCGGTCTTGCCGTACTTGCCAAAGTCGTTCTGCTTGAGCATGACCACCGGACGTCCGGCGAAGCGAGAATCTGCGACGAGCCTCCGGTGCAGGTTGAGGATGTCGACCGCGGTGAACGGTTCCGGCTGCAGTTGGTGGTCTTCGACCCCGACATACTGGCTCGCGATCTGCGCCGACCACGTGCCATCGAGGTTGGTCGCGGCAATTCCGCTGGTTCGCAGCGACCCGAGTTGGGAAGTCGCGGTGGCCTCATCGGTGGCTACAGAACTTGAACCGCTCGGCTCAGCGGAGCCCGGGCTGGCCGACTCCGATCCACTGACCGTGGTCGTGACAGTCGCTGTCGTTGTCGAAGTCGCCGCTGTGGACGTTGCCGTTGTAGACGCACTCCGTGGTGGAGACGTCGATTCGACCAGAACCGGTGCCGGCTGACGCGCATCCTCCGGCGGCGATGCATCGCGATTTCGCAGGACCCACAGACCGCAGATCGACAGCAGTCCGAGCACGAGCACTGACACGAGCACGATCAAGGGCACGCGGTTACCGCGTGCAGCGGGTCGGGCAGGTGCGGCAGGTTGCGTGGGTGGCGCCGCCGGCCTTGGGAGGGTGTCGGCTGCAATCGGGTCGCGTGGGTAGTACACATCAGCCGCCGGCGTTCTTTTGGCCGGGGTCGATGCGACAGCCGACCCGCATCCGGTGCAGAACTTTGCACCGTCTGCCAAGCGGCCCCCACAACTCGTACAGAACTTCACAGCACCCTCCCTGACGACGTCGAGTCCACCGTGGCGGGACAGACGCAGGGCGACACGTCCCCAATACTCAGGACACGTGGGCCGGTCGGCTCACACGTGCTGCAGAGCGGTCGACCAGAGTCGGCTCAACAGGTCTTCCCTCGGCACAGGTTTACCTTCACTGCGCCATCTCCCGTCCGTCACCTGGGCTGGCACTGCGGTGCCAGCTCGCACGAGCCACGCGCCGACTTCGACCAGGACCAGCACTTCAGCGTCGTCACCGGTCAGCTGCGCAGACATCGTTCGAAAGTAGGCCTCAGCCTGCGGGTCTCCCGCCAACACACAGCTGTGCACGCCGAGCACCGATCGAAACACAACCACGGCAACCTCACCGTCGGAGATGAGCTCCAGAGCTGCGGCTGTCGTGTAAGCCACGCCATCCTGAAGGGCGTACATGCCGAGGCGCGCGGGCGCGGCTGCTACTGCTGAGAAGGCCGTGAGATCTTGGGAGAGCTCACCTTCGGACGTCGTCAGGCCCCGAACATTCAGGCTACGCAGTCCCCGTGCGATGGCAGCGTTGACTTGGTGTTGATCGTTGAGGTCAACGGTTGGCAGTGGCCTGGTGCGGGCCTGATCCTGCAGGAAGGCGAAGGCTGCCACCTCATCGTCGGTCAGCGCGACGTCCGTGCGCGTTGAGATCATTTGTTACCTCCTGTGGCCATGTCCCAGAGCTGGCCTGGGGCAGCGGAAATCGCCTCGAATGTTTCCCCCGGATGGCTGATCGCATAATCGAAGGTCTGCCTCGCAGCAGCGGGAGAGAAGTCGGTGCCGCGCACCAGTTCGCCGAATTCTTGGCCGCCATGATGAGCCTGCGCTTGGTCCGGTAGACCTAACAAGTCGTGGCCGAGCACTTGATAGGTCGCCGCACCGAATTCCTGCAACACCTCGATCGGGTGCTGGCGGGCGTACTCGAATCCAAACTTCGCCGCTTCGGGGGTGAAGTTGCCAGCTGCGATCCCTTCGGCCAGGTGAGTACCCAGGGACTCGGCGGCCTTCAGTCCCACTCCGGCCACCGCAGCGGGACCACTGCCCATCATTAGCCCGTTCTGCGCCACATGAAGAGCGCCGAGCCAAGAGGGCTCGTTGACGAACTCGGCCACTGACGCTCCGACACCGATCGCGCCGAAGACTTTCCCGAGGGCAGCAGTTGAGCCAAAACCTTCCTTGCCTACCGCCTCCAAGAGGTCATCCAGCGTGGTTAGGGCGCCAAGACCTGACTCGTTCAGGAACTTGTCCGAGACACCCAGGCCATCGCGCAGGCGCGCCATCAGTGATGGTGACGTGGCACTTCCGTCCGACCCACGGGACCGGGGGCTGCTGACGCCGGCCGCGCCCGGGTCCGCTCCGGAGGCGTCCCGCTGAGCCGTCACGTTCCGACGGAGCGAGTCGGCCATTCCGTGCACCTGGGCAGCCGCGCCGGTCAGCGAGCGCCGATGCACGGAGTACCACTGGTCACGGAAGGTCTGGGCGTCTTGCCCATGCCAATGTCCGGCTACGTTGCCGACGAGCACGTCGCATCGCACCACCAATGCATCCAGCTTCGTGGCCAGTGCCGCCAACTGCGTCGCAGATGACTCGACCTGTGCGTCGTCCATGCCCTTGTATGCCACAGACCTCACCTTTCTCTTGCGCTCCGCGTGGGGTGGAAACCAGACGGCGGCCCCCACCCCACGGGCTGATCAGTTCAACGTTCCGGAGGTCGTCTCTTGGGTGGTGATGTTGTTCATCAGAGTCCTGGCGAACTGCTCCAGAGCGCTCGCGGCATTCGTCAATGCCGGACGATGCACGCTGCTCCACTCCGATTCGAACTGGATCGAGTCGGCACCGTCCCACGCTCCGTGCACGGTGGTGACCTGGCTACCGATGCTGCTGATCAGGGTCGTGAGCTGCCCGTGCAGGCCGGTCAGCTGACTGTGAACGCCCCGAGCAATGTCGGTGTCCATTCCTTTGTTCGCCATGAGAACTCCTCTCTCGCACCGACATTCGGTGCTCTACACCACGCTTGGACGTGGTCCTTTACTGTTCCTTCATCCTCGGGATCGAGGGGAAGACTGTCGATGGGTTGACCCACCCGGGTCACTCCACCAGTGGCACCTGTACCTTCACCGCCTTGCCGGACTGGATCCAGAAGCCGCGACCAGGCGGGAAGTCAGCACGTTTGACGCGGGGTAGAGCTGTCCGCAGGACGGTCTCTCCGTCCTGCTGATCGGGCGACAGCAGGAGTCCGGTACCGCTGTTACGGATCTCCATCGACAGCGGCCAGGAGTTCCAACCGCTCGTCTCCCCCTCGGCGATCACCAAGTGACCGTTCCGACGCAGCGCCTTCACCAACTCCAGGAGCGTCGGATCCGCCAGGCTGCTGATGAAGTCGGGGTACGCCTCGATCACCACACACATCCCGGGCGTCGCTTCCGGCGCAGCCAGGTTGGCGGTCGAGATCAGCTGCGCCGCAGCGTCATTGACCTCCTCGATGCCGATCGAGGTGGACTCCCAGAACGGGCTCTGGGACAGCTGCGACCGCCGAGCACTGAAGTGGATCATGCGTACAGCAGGGCACGCCTCCCTCACCGCCTCGGCCATCCACCGCAGCGCATTCGTGCGTCCTGATTGGCTGGGGCCACAGACGAGCACGGCTCCGCGTGGGTCGAAACCGAGAGCGGTGAGCGTGTCATCACGCATACCGATGACCGGGCGCCCACCAACGCTCTTCTCCTGACCCGATGAGGGCACGATCGCCGGAAGCGACTTGATCGGGACGGGACGCGAGGTGTGCCGACCCGCGAGGTCGAGGCCGAATGCCTCAAGATCACGGGCCTGCACTGCGACATTCACGCTGGTGCCGAGGATGGCCAGTTGGACTTCTTGTTCTGTTTCGGCGTCGATCCCTCTGCCCGGTCGGGACTGAGCGTTCAACATGTCTCGGGGCACGGCGAGCGAGTAGTAGGCGTCCTCGTCCGCCTGCCGCAGCACAATGCGCTTCAAGAAAGCGGACGACGCCGAAACAGGCACGACATTCGGACGATCCGCGGTCATTGCCACATGAACACCCACGGCTCGACCGTCGGCGAGGATGCGCAGGAACAGGTTGTAATAGGCGTCGCGCCCGAGCACCCCCTCGTACTCCGCGCGGAAGGCCCCGAAACCGTCCAGCAGCAACAGGATTCGCGGCTCGTCCGGATGATCTGCCAGCTCTCGATATTCGGTGAGGTTGGCAGCCCGGCTCGCGGAGTAGCGCGCCGCGCGTTCCTCGATCACGTCGCGGACGTAGCGCAGGAGCCGCTGCACTCGGTCGTCATCGTCGCCGGCTATGACGGCACCCACGGTGGGGAGCGCCTCAAGTGGCCGCAGGGCGCCACCGGCGAAATCGAGGGCGTAGGTGTGCACCGGGCCGCTTCGTGGCGTGATCGCCGAGGCAGCCGCCAGCGACCGCAGCGCCGTCGACTTCCCAGTGCCACTGACGCCGTAAAAGACGATGTTGCCTTGAGCGTCGGGCAGGAACCGGTCGACTGGCTGATCCTGCTTGTCGGGGTCGTCACGCACCCCGAGGACGATCTCGGTGTCGCGACGCTGACCGAGGCGAGTGAGGTTGTAAACCGGCGCCAACGACTCCAACCAAGGGCGTCGGGGCAGCGGCACTCCGGCCCGCACCACCGCCGCATTCAACGTGTCGACGACCCGGTCGATGTCCTTGCGCACACCGTCACCGACCACTTCCGTGCGCGGGCGTGTCCACGGCCGCTTTGCGCCGAACCCCATCTCGACGATGTCGATCGGTGGCGTGGGAGCGATTGCCGGGGTGCGGGATCCGGGGAAGCCGGACTGGAAGCGCAGCAACCGACCTGGCCCGGTGCGCGCTACGCCGCGTCCGGGAATGCTTGGAGGAAAGTCGGCTGCTTGCTTGTCTCCCACCACATCGGTGGAGTCGTGTTCATCGGCCATTCGCAGGGCGATGCGCAGGTTGGTGTTCGCGCGCAGGTTGTCCTTGATGACGCCGGCGGGGCGCTGGGTGGCCAGAATCAAGTGCAGTCCGAGGGAGCGGCCACGCTGCGCGACGTCGACGACACCGTCGACGAACTCAGGCACTTCGCCTGCAAGAGCTGCGAATTCGTCGACCACGATCACCAGACTCGGCGGGCACTCATGATCACCGGAGGCCTCGAGTTCGAGCAGGTCTTTCTTGCCCTTCTCGTTCAGCAAGCGCTCCCGTCGGTGGAGTTCGGCTCGAAGGCTCCGCAGCGCCCGCCGCACCAGATACGGAGTCAGGTCAGTGACGATGCCCACTGAATGCGGTAGATCGGTACATCGGGCGAACGCCGCGCCACCCTTGTAGTCGACGAACAGGAAGCTGACACGGTCCGGGCTGTAAGCGTGGGCCATACCGAGCACCCACGACTGCAAGAATTCGCTCTTGCCCGCGCCGGTCGTTCCACCAACGAGGGCGTGGGGGCCTTGTGACCGCAGGTCGAGCGTGAAGGGCTCAGTGCCGGCGTGGCCGACCAGTGCACGCAACGAACTTGCCTCCGAGCGCGGTACAGGAGGCGCCGACCGGTCGATCAGGCTCTGGTTCTCCCGCCAACGAGTCAGCACGATGTCGGCGTCGTCGCACTCCTGGGCGCCGAGCAACGAAGCGATGGACACGCTCCGGGGCAGATCGGAGTCGTCCTCAGCAACTGCGCTGTCGTCAACCACTGGAGCCAGGGAGCGCGCGACTGAATGGGCGACATCTGCACCGATCGTCTCCGGGGTCACCTCGGCGTCCGGCACTTCCTCACGCACGAGATTTGCTGTGGGAGAGCGTCCTTCGTCGACTTCGATGAAGGCACGGCAAGCAGCGGGTAGATCGCGGCGGGTGTTCGCCACCCACAGCACATAGACCCCACCGTCGGGCCCACGCTCGGCGATTCGGGTC
It encodes the following:
- the rpmJ gene encoding 50S ribosomal protein L36, translated to MKVQPSVKKICDKCKVIRRNGRVMVICENARHKQRQG
- the infA gene encoding translation initiation factor IF-1; the protein is MAKKDGVIEIEGTIVEALPNAMFRVELTNGHKVLAHISGKMRQHYIRILPEDRVVVELSPYDLTRGRIVFRYR
- a CDS encoding zinc-ribbon domain-containing protein produces the protein MVRIDFRHDRRTVEEFLSASPNETVVPLIRRGSIYRNRTGGETCRADDPLGGIMNFCDQCGQELSEGARFCAGCGTAVALAPDDAWDHTIAVQPAPPSETAGRRETATQPASGQPTPGQPSPGSMSGFGAPGGQRSAPSPHGPPLTNARSGQQSSHASGPHIGTVCVAGRALPIDLVIVAAAYVVAGLLVLWATRDAFKILPDMISGIFDDSPFVYLISYAVLYLLAIVLWIVAALVGAGYLLFRQDPVGRWIAVAVAVSLLLLSMAREDTPGGFWFAAFIAIAAAVALFVSPGATAALSQSNRGDRPAAITAARAVVAFRYSLIALSAFVGVAGLRFVSELGVSWFFMVVFQCAAAVLAWAGFARVSNGPDARGRLLISAATAMDLLALLATVSGQDTGSPAAVSVLITLGTIALINVLLWIVPAARAWFGDKPISAFQGVAGH
- a CDS encoding WXG100 family type VII secretion target, which codes for MAYKGMDDAQVESSATQLAALATKLDALVVRCDVLVGNVAGHWHGQDAQTFRDQWYSVHRRSLTGAAAQVHGMADSLRRNVTAQRDASGADPGAAGVSSPRSRGSDGSATSPSLMARLRDGLGVSDKFLNESGLGALTTLDDLLEAVGKEGFGSTAALGKVFGAIGVGASVAEFVNEPSWLGALHVAQNGLMMGSGPAAVAGVGLKAAESLGTHLAEGIAAGNFTPEAAKFGFEYARQHPIEVLQEFGAATYQVLGHDLLGLPDQAQAHHGGQEFGELVRGTDFSPAAARQTFDYAISHPGETFEAISAAPGQLWDMATGGNK
- a CDS encoding WXG100 family type VII secretion target, encoding MANKGMDTDIARGVHSQLTGLHGQLTTLISSIGSQVTTVHGAWDGADSIQFESEWSSVHRPALTNAASALEQFARTLMNNITTQETTSGTLN
- a CDS encoding FtsK/SpoIIIE domain-containing protein, with the protein product MRVRIALLDKQTGAAQNLQVTADATATAADVAAALAAGPDAEKARGNLTLNVREGNVSRTLNPAASILQAGLRSGQTVELVTAATLGGNRVSSESVAVVRVIDGVDRGVEVPLGIGESTIGRSADRDVRLTDPLVSKLHARVTVGEAIELTDANSANGVLVGGVQVNSVTVRPGDVVQLGDTRITITPTRSLTANQSTSTDVTFTRSPRVMRRPAPREFELPRPPSRADSQPFPLLAMVAPLVMGVVLYAFTRNLLSIVFVALSPLMMVSTWWTQRNHSRRRTAAATDNFHSALMSMGERLDAALDEERQLRLKLYPSAAESVRAIIDRTELLWSRRPEHPEFLRIRLGLGEIRPTTTVKEAPTDGLPDLVAQARELATSRSVLTEAPITADLRSAGGVGVCGSSAQVDGVARAVLTQVIGLHSPADVVVACLTSVRHRDRWEWLQWLPHCDSPQSPLRGQHLSADPGSGSVLLAQVEELLDVRVEAAARPRGPGVLDEDKPVLPSVVLVVDDTTVDRARLTRIAERGPDGGVYVLWVANTRRDLPAACRAFIEVDEGRSPTANLVREEVPDAEVTPETIGADVAHSVARSLAPVVDDSAVAEDDSDLPRSVSIASLLGAQECDDADIVLTRWRENQSLIDRSAPPVPRSEASSLRALVGHAGTEPFTLDLRSQGPHALVGGTTGAGKSEFLQSWVLGMAHAYSPDRVSFLFVDYKGGAAFARCTDLPHSVGIVTDLTPYLVRRALRSLRAELHRRERLLNEKGKKDLLELEASGDHECPPSLVIVVDEFAALAGEVPEFVDGVVDVAQRGRSLGLHLILATQRPAGVIKDNLRANTNLRIALRMADEHDSTDVVGDKQAADFPPSIPGRGVARTGPGRLLRFQSGFPGSRTPAIAPTPPIDIVEMGFGAKRPWTRPRTEVVGDGVRKDIDRVVDTLNAAVVRAGVPLPRRPWLESLAPVYNLTRLGQRRDTEIVLGVRDDPDKQDQPVDRFLPDAQGNIVFYGVSGTGKSTALRSLAAASAITPRSGPVHTYALDFAGGALRPLEALPTVGAVIAGDDDDRVQRLLRYVRDVIEERAARYSASRAANLTEYRELADHPDEPRILLLLDGFGAFRAEYEGVLGRDAYYNLFLRILADGRAVGVHVAMTADRPNVVPVSASSAFLKRIVLRQADEDAYYSLAVPRDMLNAQSRPGRGIDAETEQEVQLAILGTSVNVAVQARDLEAFGLDLAGRHTSRPVPIKSLPAIVPSSGQEKSVGGRPVIGMRDDTLTALGFDPRGAVLVCGPSQSGRTNALRWMAEAVREACPAVRMIHFSARRSQLSQSPFWESTSIGIEEVNDAAAQLISTANLAAPEATPGMCVVIEAYPDFISSLADPTLLELVKALRRNGHLVIAEGETSGWNSWPLSMEIRNSGTGLLLSPDQQDGETVLRTALPRVKRADFPPGRGFWIQSGKAVKVQVPLVE